Genomic segment of bacterium BMS3Abin08:
TAGGTACGGGCGAGCTTCCCCCTGATTACCCGGGAGAAGGGTTGTCTATAAACCTTATCGGCGAGTATAACATTGCAGGAGACCTGTGGCTTGTCGAGCCTGTGCTTAAAGAGGCGGGCATAAAGGTCATGTCGAGGATTACAGGGGATGCAACATTTCAAGAGATAACATATGCCCACAGGGCTGATCTGAACGTGGTGGTCTGCAGCCGGGCTCTCGTGAATGTTGCCAAGGAGATGGAGAGGAAGTACGGGATACCTTATGTTGAGGTCTCCTTTTTTGGAAAGACCGAAATGGCAAAGGCGTTAAGAGGGGTTGGAAAACTTTTCAGCCGTTCAAATAGCTCAAATGGTTCCAACCGTTCCAGAGGTTTCAACCGTTCAAGTCGTTTAAACGGTTGGGGTGATTTTTACATGGGACAGAAGATCGATGAAGTGATTGAAAGGGAAGAGACGAGGCTTGATGAAAAACTGAAAAAATACACTCATCTCCGGGGTAAGAGGGCGGTGCTGTATACCGGTGGGGTCAAGAGCTGGTCCCTTATTTCTGCCCTCCTTGATCTCGGAATAGAGATAGTTGCAGTGGGTACCAAGAAGAGCACTTTTGAGGATGAGGAGAAGATGAAGGCCATACTTGGCGCGGATGCCCCTCTTGTTGAGGATGTTACGCCGGCAAACCTGAGGAAGCTTATGAAGGACAGGGGGGCGGATATCCTTGTTGCAGGTGGCCGGAACCTCTATCTTGCGATGAAAGAAGGGTTCCCTTTTGTGGATGTGAATCAGGAGAGACACACCGCCTATGCCGGATATGACGGGCTTATAAACCTTGCAGAGCAGATAAGCATCAGCATCAGGTTTTTCAATGGGAATGAGATTTGTGGGTCAGGAATCAGCAGGCAAACTGTTTCTGATCCCTTGAAGACTAAAACCGACAGGGATGTGATGATAAACCCATTGAAACACTCCCAGTCCATAGGGGCTGCAATCGCCCTGCAGGGGATAGACAGGGCGCTTCCCGTCATTCACGGGGCGCAGGGCTGCAATTTCCTTGCAAAGGTGCTTATAACAAAACATTTCAGAGAGCCCATTGCACTGATGAGCACAAAACTCTTTACCGAGGATGTTGTGATGGGTAGCGATGAAACCCTGACCAAGGTTGTGCAGGGGGTTATTGAAAAACAGCAACCGGACCTGAGAGGTGTCCTTACTTCAGGGCTTTCAGAGATCAAGGGCGATGATGTAGCGGGTGCAGTCAAGGAATTCAGGGTTCAGGGTTCAGGAGTCAGGATTATCAATGTCTCTACCCCGGATTATGAAGGGGGGTTAGAGACGGGATATGCAAAGGCCGTAGAGGCGGTTATAGAGGCGGTGGCAAGGAATCAGGAATCAGGAGTCAGAAGTCAGGAGTCAGAAGTCAGAAGCCGGAAGTCGGGAGTAGAAGACAGTACAGGCTCTCTTGATTCCGGACTCTTGAGCAGGGACTGTAAAATAAATGTCCTTGTTGGTTCACACCTGAGTCCTGCTGACTTTACAGATCTGCGTGAAATGATTGAATCCTTTGGCCTCAAACCGGTTATCCTGCCTGATCTTTCCGCACTTGACGGAAGCAGACAGGGGTTCTCAGCAATTGCCTCCGGTGGTACAAAGACCGGTGAGATAGAGACAATGGGCGATTCCGGGCTTACCATAGCGATAGGCCTGAGCATGGAAGGACCGGCAATGGTTTTGAAAGAACGCTTCGGCATTGAATACAGGATATTTGAGAGTGTTTCCGGCCTTCGGGATATGGATGCATTCATGGAAACCCTTTCTGCAATAAGCGGCAGGCGGATGCCTCGGAGATATGAAAGACAGAGAAGGGTTTTGATTGATGGAATGAGGGATGCACATTTCTACTTCGGCGGCAAGGGGGTCTGTACGGCCCTGGAGCCAGACCTTTCGGTGCAACTTTCAAGGGTGCTTGGCGAGATGGGAGCTGAGGTTGATCTTTCGGTCGTTCCGTCCCGGGCTGCATCTATCGACGGAATTTATGCTAAGGATGTCCTTGTCGGCGACTTCTTTTCGATAGACGGGGAATTCGACCTTTTGATTTCAAACTCTCATGCGGAGGATACGGCAAAGAGGCTCGGTGTGCCGCTGTATCAGATGGGATTTCCTGTGTATAAGGTCCTGGGAAACAATTCAAGGGTTACCATTGGGTATAGGGGAACGCTTATGATGATTAACGAGATGGCAAACTCGCTGCTTTAAGACTTCCAGGGACGCAGGCGAGTGCAGAATTCCGTGACTCCCGTGGAAAGAGTAAGTCGGCATACTAAATAGGGCCTGTGTATAAACTGCAGTTATTTGTCATTCCCGCAATCCCGAACGCTTTCGGGAGTCGGGAATCCTTCTCAAAGAACGATTCCGGACAAGCCGGAATGACTAATGATAATTTATACACGGCCTCTAAATAACTGAAGGAGGTGGAGTGATGAAAGTAGCCTTTGCCACAACAGACGGCAAGAATGTGGATGAGCACTTCGGCAGATGCGGAATGTTTGCCATTTACGATGTTATGAAGGACGGCTATCAATTTGCAGAATTAAGAAAGTTCGCAGAGGGCAGAGATACTGCCATAGAAGAGACAAGAGAGATAAAGGATATTCATGAAGACAGGGTACAACGGAAGGTAGACAAGCTCGCTGACTGCAAGATTATCTATATTACCGATATTGGCGGCCCCTCGGCAGCCAGGCTTTCCCGAAAGGGGATAATGCCTGTAAAGGTAAAAGAGGTGGTCTCTATCGAAGATGCCCTCACAAAATTGCTTGAAACATTCAGACAGTCACCCACTCCGTGGCTTAGAAGAGCGATGGAGGAATAAACAAAACCGGCGGGTTTACAAAATCATGTAAAGGAGGAAGAAAACGATGAAGATGATCAGGGCTTTTATAAGGCCGGAAAAAGAACAGGAGGTAGTCCTTGCCCTTGAAGGTGCAGGATTTCCTTCACTGACAAAGATGCCTGTGTTTGGAAGGGGTAAACAGAAAGGGCTCCGGGTCGGTCCGATCTACTACGATGAGTTGCCCAAGACTCTCATAATGATGGTTGTGGATGATCAGGACATCGACAAGGTGGTCCGGATAATACAGGATAAGGCAAAGACCGGATTTATCGGCGACGGCAAGATCTTTGTGAGCCCCGTCGAGTCCGCTTACACTGTAAGGACAGGTGAAACAGGACTATAATCTAACTTAAGGAGGTCTGACAGATGAAAGAGATTACGGCAATAATACGCAGATACAAGGTGCCTGAGACTAAGATGGTGCTCGACGAACTCGGCTACCCTTCCCTCTCTATTCAGAGTGTTGACGGAAGGGGCAGACAGAAGGGCGATATGTGCGCCGAGATGGATTCGGAGATGCCCGAGAGTTTTTGTGCGGGCGTCAAACTGACACCGACACCCTCTACATATGCCCTGGATCACACACTCCCGAAGGTCGCCCTCTATGTACCCAAGAAGCTCCTTACCATAGTGGTACCCGATGATGTGGTCACCAAGATAGTAAAGGAGATCA
This window contains:
- a CDS encoding dinitrogenase iron-molybdenum cofactor, with translation MKVAFATTDGKNVDEHFGRCGMFAIYDVMKDGYQFAELRKFAEGRDTAIEETREIKDIHEDRVQRKVDKLADCKIIYITDIGGPSAARLSRKGIMPVKVKEVVSIEDALTKLLETFRQSPTPWLRRAMEE
- the glnB_2 gene encoding nitrogen regulatory protein P-II → MKMIRAFIRPEKEQEVVLALEGAGFPSLTKMPVFGRGKQKGLRVGPIYYDELPKTLIMMVVDDQDIDKVVRIIQDKAKTGFIGDGKIFVSPVESAYTVRTGETGL
- the glnB_3 gene encoding nitrogen regulatory protein P-II 1, translating into MKEITAIIRRYKVPETKMVLDELGYPSLSIQSVDGRGRQKGDMCAEMDSEMPESFCAGVKLTPTPSTYALDHTLPKVALYVPKKLLTIVVPDDVVTKIVKEIIKVNKTGKHGDGKIFISPLEGATRIRTGEKDGEAIA
- the nifK gene encoding nitrogenase molybdenum-iron protein beta chain, with translation MGFTTDIDEIDIVYGSESKLLNAIVQACKSVHPKAIFVYSTCVSGLIGEDLDAVCRKAEELCGIKVIPVNAPGFVGPKNLGNRIAGEVLLDYVIGTGELPPDYPGEGLSINLIGEYNIAGDLWLVEPVLKEAGIKVMSRITGDATFQEITYAHRADLNVVVCSRALVNVAKEMERKYGIPYVEVSFFGKTEMAKALRGVGKLFSRSNSSNGSNRSRGFNRSSRLNGWGDFYMGQKIDEVIEREETRLDEKLKKYTHLRGKRAVLYTGGVKSWSLISALLDLGIEIVAVGTKKSTFEDEEKMKAILGADAPLVEDVTPANLRKLMKDRGADILVAGGRNLYLAMKEGFPFVDVNQERHTAYAGYDGLINLAEQISISIRFFNGNEICGSGISRQTVSDPLKTKTDRDVMINPLKHSQSIGAAIALQGIDRALPVIHGAQGCNFLAKVLITKHFREPIALMSTKLFTEDVVMGSDETLTKVVQGVIEKQQPDLRGVLTSGLSEIKGDDVAGAVKEFRVQGSGVRIINVSTPDYEGGLETGYAKAVEAVIEAVARNQESGVRSQESEVRSRKSGVEDSTGSLDSGLLSRDCKINVLVGSHLSPADFTDLREMIESFGLKPVILPDLSALDGSRQGFSAIASGGTKTGEIETMGDSGLTIAIGLSMEGPAMVLKERFGIEYRIFESVSGLRDMDAFMETLSAISGRRMPRRYERQRRVLIDGMRDAHFYFGGKGVCTALEPDLSVQLSRVLGEMGAEVDLSVVPSRAASIDGIYAKDVLVGDFFSIDGEFDLLISNSHAEDTAKRLGVPLYQMGFPVYKVLGNNSRVTIGYRGTLMMINEMANSLL